A genomic region of uncultured Paludibaculum sp. contains the following coding sequences:
- a CDS encoding M20/M25/M40 family metallo-hydrolase gives MRQRLLCLLLSTSWVFAADTAADTAKELPDVAQLLVDIIRVDTSNPPGNEDKLAQLLAGKFKPYGLEIDIIPTPQPGKSHFIARLRGNGSRKPVLLAAHADVVGVEREKWSVDPFAGVVKDDAVWGRGAIDFKGGLAVFAQAVINIARSKVPLDRDIIFLSEADEEGGQYNTRYLATKAWDKIDCEFALNEGGWIIKDDKGKVLYVSISTADKSGVSLKLTARGTSTHSSMPRPDNAIYTLARALARVSEYDTKPRLTDSTREFFLALSQVSTEPMKSHFRNLAEGKDPQLVAAADKAISENTLLHAIMRNTIAPVLMNAGFRGNVIPGSAEVTLNFRTIPGTSNQELIDEMTKVINDPRVEITVAQPGIGRTPLTPEQLKDYERLRNMPESSKETDLYRALVESSKKTYPGAVVTPYLFQAGTDAFAWRSRNIPVYGIYPYPIDAADLSRMHGNDERVPISSLQTGVALITDTLLAVAARK, from the coding sequence ATGCGCCAGCGTCTGCTCTGCCTTCTTCTCTCGACATCCTGGGTCTTTGCCGCCGACACCGCCGCCGACACCGCCAAAGAGCTGCCTGATGTGGCTCAGCTCCTCGTCGACATCATTCGCGTGGATACCAGCAATCCGCCAGGCAACGAGGACAAGCTGGCCCAGCTCCTGGCCGGGAAGTTCAAGCCCTACGGTCTGGAAATCGATATCATTCCGACACCCCAACCGGGCAAGAGCCACTTCATTGCCAGACTGCGCGGCAACGGCAGCCGCAAGCCGGTCCTGCTGGCCGCGCACGCCGATGTCGTAGGTGTGGAACGCGAGAAGTGGTCTGTCGATCCCTTCGCCGGAGTGGTGAAGGACGACGCAGTCTGGGGCCGCGGAGCCATCGACTTCAAAGGCGGGCTTGCCGTCTTTGCCCAGGCGGTCATCAACATCGCTCGCAGCAAGGTGCCGCTGGACCGCGACATCATTTTCCTCTCGGAAGCCGACGAGGAAGGCGGCCAGTACAACACCCGCTATCTCGCCACCAAGGCTTGGGACAAGATCGACTGCGAGTTTGCGTTGAATGAAGGCGGCTGGATTATCAAGGACGACAAGGGCAAGGTCCTCTACGTCAGCATCTCCACCGCCGACAAATCCGGTGTCAGCCTCAAGCTCACTGCCCGCGGCACGTCCACCCATTCCTCCATGCCGCGCCCCGACAACGCCATCTACACCCTCGCGCGGGCACTGGCCAGAGTCTCCGAATACGACACCAAGCCCAGGCTCACGGACTCCACCCGGGAGTTCTTCCTAGCCCTCTCACAGGTGAGCACTGAGCCCATGAAGTCCCACTTCCGCAATCTCGCCGAGGGCAAAGACCCGCAACTTGTCGCCGCCGCCGACAAAGCCATCAGCGAGAACACCCTTCTGCACGCCATCATGCGCAACACCATTGCGCCCGTGTTGATGAATGCCGGATTTCGCGGGAACGTCATCCCCGGCTCCGCCGAGGTGACACTCAACTTCCGCACCATCCCCGGCACCAGCAACCAGGAATTGATCGACGAAATGACCAAGGTAATCAACGACCCCCGCGTCGAGATCACGGTCGCCCAGCCCGGCATCGGCCGCACTCCTCTGACACCTGAGCAATTGAAGGATTACGAGCGCCTTCGCAACATGCCGGAATCCTCCAAAGAGACGGACCTCTACCGCGCCCTCGTGGAAAGCTCAAAGAAGACCTACCCCGGCGCCGTCGTCACGCCCTATCTCTTCCAGGCCGGCACCGACGCCTTCGCCTGGCGCTCGCGCAATATTCCCGTGTATGGCATCTACCCTTACCCGATTGATGCCGCCGATCTCAGCCGCATGCACGGCAATGACGAACGCGTGCCCATCTCCTCGCTGCAGACGGGCGTTGCTCTGATCACCGACACCCTGCTCGCTGTCGCTGCCAGGAAATAG
- the glmS gene encoding glutamine--fructose-6-phosphate transaminase (isomerizing) — translation MCGIIGYVGAKKPVPILLEGLRRLEYRGYDSAGLAVVDRDSNLHLRRVSGKLHNLEEAVRLSPVDGWYGIGHTRWATHGRPTEENAHPHRDSKGDIVVVHNGIVENYLSLKQELESEGHTFETETDTEIIPHLVEKYFQGSLEEAVRLAVGRLRGVFAIAAISRLDPGKIVAARNGPPVVVGLGEGEYFVASDVPAILSHTRDVFFLHDGDIAVLTPDGVRLMDLDGRPVKRQVSHILWDPIMAEKGGYKHFMLKEIYEQPRAVRDTILGRVGQESGRVFLDEMQIQPKEFAEFQSVRIVACGTSWHAALAGKFMIERLARIPVEVDYGSEFRYRDPIVNPNSLTVLISQSGETADTLAAQREAKSKGSRTLSICNVMGSMISREAAGTLLTHAGPEIGVASTKAFTAQLTALFILAMYLGQVRGRQTPEQSQDLAQELLRIPAKLEHVLSAEAHYEDLVKWLFKSTDFLYLGRGIHYPIALEGALKLKEISYIHAEGYPAGEMKHGPNALIDESLPTVVLATADPEDEGSVLRYEKTLSNIQEVKARGGKVVAVATEGMTEVSRSADNVIWVPPTRELLLPILEVVPLQLLAYHIAVRRGCDVDQPRNLAKSVTVE, via the coding sequence ATGTGCGGGATCATCGGTTACGTCGGCGCGAAGAAACCTGTACCTATTCTGCTGGAAGGATTGCGCCGCCTGGAGTATCGCGGGTACGACTCCGCCGGCCTGGCGGTTGTCGATCGGGATTCCAATCTGCACCTGCGGCGGGTGTCGGGGAAGCTTCATAACCTGGAAGAGGCGGTCCGCCTTTCTCCGGTGGACGGCTGGTATGGCATCGGGCATACCCGCTGGGCCACGCACGGGCGCCCCACCGAGGAGAATGCCCACCCGCACCGGGATTCGAAGGGCGACATCGTGGTGGTCCACAACGGCATCGTGGAGAACTACCTCTCACTGAAGCAGGAACTGGAGTCGGAGGGCCACACCTTCGAGACCGAGACCGATACCGAGATCATCCCGCATCTGGTTGAGAAGTACTTCCAGGGGAGTCTGGAAGAGGCCGTGCGTCTGGCGGTGGGCCGGCTCCGCGGAGTGTTTGCGATCGCGGCGATTTCCCGCCTGGATCCAGGGAAGATTGTTGCCGCGAGGAATGGCCCGCCAGTCGTGGTCGGCCTGGGCGAAGGAGAGTATTTCGTCGCCTCCGACGTCCCCGCGATTCTGAGCCACACGCGCGACGTTTTCTTTCTACACGACGGCGACATTGCGGTGCTGACTCCGGATGGCGTCCGGCTGATGGATCTGGACGGGCGGCCGGTGAAGAGGCAGGTCTCGCATATTCTGTGGGACCCGATCATGGCGGAAAAGGGCGGCTACAAGCACTTCATGCTCAAGGAGATCTACGAGCAGCCGCGCGCCGTCCGCGACACGATACTGGGGCGCGTGGGCCAGGAGAGCGGCCGTGTGTTCCTGGACGAGATGCAGATCCAGCCAAAGGAGTTCGCCGAGTTTCAGAGCGTAAGAATTGTCGCCTGCGGCACGTCGTGGCACGCGGCGCTGGCCGGCAAGTTCATGATCGAGCGTCTGGCGCGCATCCCGGTCGAGGTGGACTACGGCAGCGAGTTCCGCTATCGGGATCCCATCGTCAATCCGAACTCGCTCACGGTATTGATCTCGCAATCGGGCGAGACCGCCGACACGCTGGCGGCGCAGCGCGAAGCGAAGAGCAAGGGTTCGCGGACTCTGTCGATCTGCAATGTGATGGGATCGATGATCTCGCGCGAGGCGGCGGGCACGCTGTTGACGCATGCCGGGCCGGAGATCGGCGTGGCGTCGACAAAGGCATTTACCGCGCAGTTGACGGCCTTGTTCATTCTGGCGATGTACCTGGGGCAAGTCAGGGGCCGGCAGACGCCCGAGCAGTCGCAGGATCTGGCCCAGGAGTTGTTGCGGATCCCGGCCAAGCTGGAGCATGTGCTGTCGGCCGAAGCGCACTACGAAGATCTGGTGAAGTGGCTCTTCAAGTCGACGGACTTCCTTTATCTGGGGCGCGGTATTCACTATCCCATCGCCCTGGAGGGTGCGCTCAAGCTGAAGGAGATCTCCTACATCCACGCGGAAGGGTATCCGGCCGGTGAGATGAAGCATGGTCCGAATGCGCTGATCGATGAGTCCCTGCCGACCGTGGTGCTCGCCACGGCGGATCCCGAGGACGAAGGAAGTGTCCTGCGCTACGAGAAGACGCTCTCGAACATCCAGGAGGTGAAGGCGCGCGGCGGCAAGGTGGTGGCGGTTGCCACTGAGGGGATGACCGAGGTATCGCGTTCGGCCGATAACGTCATCTGGGTGCCGCCGACACGGGAACTGCTGCTGCCCATTCTGGAGGTTGTCCCGCTGCAGTTGCTTGCGTATCACATCGCAGTCCGTCGCGGCTGCGACGTCGATCAGCCACGCAACCTGGCGAAGAGCGTCACGGTCGAATAG
- a CDS encoding TonB-dependent receptor — MKCVWTLVVSLLVLPALWAQQTGIQGTVTDSTGAVVPNAIVRLLPVGGGAASTTLTGNEGQYIFPALQAAEYKVRVEAAGFTPAERTVNLLVGQNLVAEFQLKPAAQSSTVDVLADAVTIDVSSSQVGGNVDTTRMKDTPLNGRNWMELSLLVPGVTVNAVSNTPLGTVSGGRFQINVDGQQVTQNAAGAGFGQPQFSRETMSQFQVITNRFDATMGRSAQIQVNAQTKSGSNDFHGSAYGYFRSDKFNAADPIGQRVLPFSNKQYGVTGGGRIVRDKLFFFGAYEGESQPSTVLTTPTGFGGQSFSFANDFQTKTWVGRIDWVINEKHRLSGRYNGSQWRNPFGNVSGTSHPSQAAQQTRDGETAMLDWTWVVNPTTTNDVRYGFNYFQWKNNPYVQSQEYRFTGITVGGPYNYPQEFNQYTNQIRDDLYWLKGGHSIKLGGEYLSNNHTGLFPQNSRGTVNPFTSTPANLSAIFPVWNDPASWNIDALSPLASAYTQGFGNFNIDIPRNVVAGWIQDDWKLNKRLTINAGLRYDNDMGIWSTPTLKSNVVPARGGQNLNFSPRVGFAYDLFGDRRTVLRGGGGLYFADIQANQVINQSIFNGESSLQVGASRTSTTTINLRDPFNGVTGDDFLSGKVPVPAQNIQVLGIGAATPYSAQVSIGAERQIGQSWTVSGDFVYWRVYHEWLRQDRNITFNPVTGFGNNPSVSGRPDTRFGQILDFNTPNASGAIYYGGQFQVTRRFAKRFSAGLAYTVSKLKDSSSSAFGYANNPYDLADEWGPSVDDQRHTLNFDGSVQLPWGFQSSMFYHYGSGAAFASIASGNPFNYAGTSNRTFLSTATVYIDPSYLYASRAPGYTNVRRNAFRGQPINRIDWRLTKSITVKDRWRATGIFEVFNLINAQNYGTYQSNISLATFGRPAYNSNLAYAARMLQFAVRFDY, encoded by the coding sequence ATGAAGTGTGTCTGGACACTCGTAGTGTCTCTTCTCGTTCTGCCGGCGCTGTGGGCACAGCAGACCGGGATTCAGGGGACTGTCACCGATTCCACAGGAGCCGTCGTTCCTAATGCGATTGTCCGTCTGCTGCCGGTGGGTGGGGGTGCCGCCTCCACGACCCTCACCGGGAACGAAGGCCAGTACATCTTCCCGGCACTGCAGGCCGCCGAGTACAAAGTGCGCGTCGAAGCCGCTGGTTTCACACCGGCAGAACGAACCGTCAATCTCCTCGTCGGCCAGAACCTGGTCGCTGAGTTCCAGCTGAAACCGGCGGCCCAATCCAGCACCGTCGATGTATTGGCCGACGCCGTCACCATCGACGTCTCTTCGTCCCAGGTCGGCGGCAATGTCGACACCACCCGCATGAAGGACACGCCTCTCAATGGCCGCAACTGGATGGAGCTCTCGCTTCTCGTTCCGGGGGTCACCGTCAACGCGGTTTCCAACACCCCGCTCGGCACCGTCAGCGGCGGACGCTTCCAGATCAACGTGGACGGCCAGCAGGTGACCCAGAACGCCGCCGGTGCCGGCTTCGGCCAGCCACAGTTCAGCCGCGAGACGATGTCGCAGTTTCAGGTCATCACCAATCGCTTTGATGCCACCATGGGCCGCTCCGCCCAAATCCAGGTGAATGCCCAGACGAAGTCCGGCTCCAACGATTTCCACGGCTCCGCTTACGGCTACTTCCGCAGCGACAAGTTCAATGCGGCCGATCCCATCGGCCAGCGTGTTCTGCCCTTCTCCAACAAACAGTACGGCGTCACCGGCGGCGGCCGCATCGTCCGCGACAAGCTCTTCTTCTTCGGAGCTTACGAAGGCGAATCGCAGCCTTCCACCGTGCTCACCACGCCCACCGGCTTCGGCGGGCAGAGCTTCAGTTTCGCCAACGATTTCCAGACGAAGACCTGGGTGGGCCGCATCGACTGGGTCATCAACGAGAAGCACCGCCTCAGCGGCCGCTACAACGGCTCGCAGTGGCGCAATCCCTTCGGCAACGTCTCTGGCACCAGCCATCCCTCACAGGCCGCCCAGCAGACCCGCGACGGCGAAACCGCCATGCTCGATTGGACCTGGGTCGTCAATCCCACCACCACCAACGACGTCCGTTACGGCTTCAACTACTTCCAGTGGAAGAACAACCCCTACGTGCAAAGTCAGGAGTACCGCTTCACCGGCATCACCGTCGGCGGACCCTACAACTACCCGCAGGAGTTCAATCAGTACACCAACCAGATCCGCGACGACCTCTACTGGCTGAAGGGCGGTCACAGCATCAAGCTCGGCGGCGAATACCTCTCCAACAACCACACCGGCCTCTTCCCGCAGAACTCGCGCGGCACCGTGAACCCCTTCACCTCCACGCCGGCGAACCTCTCCGCCATCTTCCCGGTCTGGAACGACCCGGCAAGCTGGAACATCGACGCCCTCTCACCGTTGGCTTCGGCTTACACCCAGGGCTTCGGCAACTTCAACATCGACATCCCCCGCAACGTCGTCGCCGGTTGGATCCAGGACGACTGGAAGCTCAACAAGCGTCTCACCATCAACGCGGGCCTGCGCTACGACAACGACATGGGCATCTGGAGCACGCCAACGCTCAAGAGCAACGTCGTGCCCGCCCGTGGAGGCCAGAATCTGAACTTTTCCCCACGTGTCGGCTTCGCGTACGATCTCTTTGGCGATCGCCGGACTGTCCTGCGCGGTGGCGGTGGCCTGTACTTCGCCGACATCCAGGCTAATCAGGTCATCAATCAGTCCATCTTCAACGGTGAGTCGTCCCTGCAGGTCGGCGCCAGCCGGACCTCCACCACCACCATCAACCTGCGCGACCCCTTCAACGGAGTCACCGGCGACGACTTCCTCTCCGGCAAGGTCCCAGTACCCGCGCAGAACATCCAGGTGCTGGGGATCGGCGCCGCAACACCTTACTCTGCCCAGGTCTCCATAGGTGCGGAGCGCCAGATCGGCCAGTCCTGGACCGTCTCCGGCGACTTCGTCTACTGGCGCGTCTATCACGAATGGCTCCGGCAGGACCGCAACATCACCTTCAATCCCGTCACCGGCTTCGGCAACAACCCTTCGGTCTCCGGCCGGCCCGACACCCGTTTCGGCCAGATTCTCGACTTCAACACGCCCAACGCCTCCGGCGCCATCTACTACGGTGGACAGTTCCAGGTCACTCGCCGCTTCGCCAAACGTTTTTCGGCCGGCCTGGCCTATACGGTCTCAAAGCTGAAGGACTCCTCCTCCAGCGCCTTCGGCTACGCCAATAATCCTTACGACCTCGCCGACGAGTGGGGCCCGTCGGTCGACGACCAGCGCCACACGCTGAACTTTGACGGCAGCGTCCAACTACCCTGGGGCTTCCAAAGCAGCATGTTCTACCACTACGGCTCCGGCGCGGCATTCGCCTCCATCGCCTCCGGCAATCCGTTCAACTACGCGGGCACCTCCAACCGCACCTTCCTCTCCACCGCGACGGTCTACATCGACCCGTCTTACCTCTACGCTTCGCGCGCGCCCGGCTACACCAACGTGAGGCGCAACGCCTTCCGCGGCCAGCCCATCAACCGCATTGACTGGCGCCTCACCAAATCCATCACCGTCAAGGATCGGTGGCGCGCCACGGGCATTTTCGAGGTCTTCAACCTCATCAATGCTCAGAACTACGGCACCTATCAATCCAACATCAGCCTGGCCACCTTCGGCCGTCCAGCCTACAACTCCAACCTCGCTTACGCCGCCCGCATGCTCCAGTTCGCCGTGCGGTTTGATTACTAG
- a CDS encoding aldolase/citrate lyase family protein: MSTNAPTGAEFKEQLRAGAPKMGLFLNSHSPTVAEQLAHSGYDWLLVDTQHGPMDHEKLSNMLCAIASGGAKSMVRVAGYHDRGGIQQALDLGADGVLVPYINTAEEARQAVSCTRYPTAGTRSVYFPQRSMNKAGLLGYAGAANKNIIVALQVETAACIENMAEIAAVPGVDMLFLGQNDLCMSMGLYEKYEFPHMYTSPELQAATETLISEATKNNVILGLFLFGTTRVAEFLAKGFTFISIGNDLHHVLTQSAAYVQDMEKIAAASGKVWSRRPTALF, from the coding sequence ATGTCTACCAACGCGCCCACGGGGGCGGAATTCAAGGAACAACTCAGGGCCGGGGCTCCGAAAATGGGCCTGTTCCTGAACTCGCACAGCCCCACCGTGGCGGAACAACTCGCTCACAGCGGCTACGACTGGCTGCTGGTGGATACTCAACACGGCCCGATGGACCACGAAAAGCTCTCGAACATGCTGTGCGCCATCGCCAGCGGAGGGGCCAAGTCGATGGTCCGGGTGGCCGGTTATCACGACCGCGGGGGTATCCAGCAGGCACTGGATCTCGGCGCCGACGGCGTTCTCGTACCTTACATCAACACCGCCGAGGAGGCCCGGCAGGCGGTGAGTTGCACCCGCTATCCCACGGCGGGCACCCGCTCGGTCTATTTCCCCCAACGCAGCATGAACAAGGCCGGGCTCCTGGGTTACGCTGGTGCGGCAAACAAGAACATCATCGTGGCTCTCCAGGTGGAGACCGCGGCGTGCATCGAGAACATGGCGGAAATCGCCGCGGTCCCGGGTGTCGACATGCTCTTCCTCGGACAGAACGACCTGTGTATGTCCATGGGGCTCTACGAGAAGTACGAGTTCCCCCATATGTACACTTCCCCCGAATTGCAGGCGGCCACGGAAACGCTCATCTCCGAAGCCACGAAGAACAATGTGATCCTCGGGCTCTTTCTGTTCGGCACAACCCGGGTGGCGGAGTTCCTGGCCAAGGGCTTCACGTTCATCAGCATTGGCAACGATCTGCATCACGTGCTGACCCAGTCGGCGGCCTACGTTCAGGACATGGAGAAGATCGCAGCGGCCTCGGGCAAGGTCTGGAGCCGCCGGCCCACGGCGCTCTTCTAG
- the purS gene encoding phosphoribosylformylglycinamidine synthase subunit PurS — MKAHVYVTMKKTVLDPQGQTIARALNGMGHADIAAVRQGKYFEIELAEGVSPETARAELDRIAAEVLSNPVIEEYRVELIS; from the coding sequence ATGAAAGCACACGTCTACGTCACCATGAAGAAGACCGTTCTCGATCCGCAGGGTCAGACGATCGCCCGCGCGCTCAATGGCATGGGCCACGCCGACATCGCCGCCGTGCGCCAAGGGAAGTATTTTGAGATCGAACTGGCCGAGGGAGTGAGCCCGGAAACTGCCAGGGCTGAACTGGATCGGATTGCCGCCGAGGTACTGTCGAACCCCGTCATCGAAGAGTACAGGGTGGAGTTGATCAGCTAG
- a CDS encoding GWxTD domain-containing protein — translation MRLPSLILFLPALAFAADPWLQRVEPIMNSAERKLYTELRDDSARQSFRKSFWAGKAVSEVEYLQRVESIDAMFGGEKPGSGANTDQGRVYLSLGAPTSISRLPSSRVFVPCEIWYYDSLPRFGLGTQARLLFFRKEGAGSMQLYSPQLNSLRTLLIPNSGTRGLFPINDVIRASDVPNSLNLPPAEMEVVDAASSLARGITGSGNSELLNMAVAPAYALRGTPKERVQSRLLLSERPVLGTFQSWTPERLPVIDLHINAVVRARIGLSVELAGTPLDEWATQLQFDSSTPVSYVHRLFLLPGDYTVIVDADGVRTPYPLHVEKPAASTAILLGASEDSPASAPFRFGILRLLPAPTPRVAMIQSSAPGRVQWRLARGVEVLSVATTEADASGFASYNLPTQLPAGTVSLQARVNGEVVEIRLPITKAEGADRRILVSHNANLGPAAALLSIGRQFLLNANHQQARLCFTRALTQIRNADTLSALGRLEAMDGHLDQGRSMLEEALGLDARHFDALTAMAFVESEYQDYAVAAEYLERALQVRRMPALEQALSDLKGRLRAGR, via the coding sequence ATGAGACTCCCTTCGCTCATCCTGTTCCTGCCTGCCCTGGCCTTCGCCGCGGATCCCTGGCTGCAACGGGTGGAGCCCATCATGAACTCCGCCGAGCGCAAGCTCTACACGGAACTCCGGGATGACTCCGCCCGCCAGTCCTTCCGCAAGAGCTTTTGGGCCGGCAAGGCGGTGAGCGAAGTCGAGTATCTCCAGCGCGTGGAATCCATCGATGCCATGTTCGGTGGCGAGAAGCCCGGCTCGGGCGCGAATACCGATCAGGGCCGCGTCTACCTGAGCCTGGGCGCCCCAACCTCCATCAGCCGCCTACCCTCCAGCCGCGTCTTCGTGCCGTGCGAGATCTGGTACTACGACAGCCTGCCCCGCTTCGGACTCGGCACCCAGGCCCGCCTTCTCTTCTTCCGCAAGGAAGGCGCGGGCTCCATGCAACTCTACTCTCCTCAGTTGAACAGTCTCCGCACTCTGCTCATCCCCAACAGCGGCACCCGCGGACTCTTCCCCATCAACGACGTCATCCGCGCCTCCGACGTGCCGAACTCCCTGAACCTTCCGCCCGCCGAAATGGAGGTCGTCGACGCCGCCTCTTCCCTCGCCCGGGGCATCACGGGCTCCGGCAACAGCGAGCTCCTCAACATGGCCGTCGCGCCTGCCTATGCGTTGCGCGGCACCCCGAAAGAGCGCGTCCAGTCGCGCCTGCTGCTCTCTGAACGGCCGGTCCTCGGGACTTTCCAGAGCTGGACGCCGGAACGCCTGCCGGTCATCGACCTCCACATCAACGCCGTCGTGCGCGCCCGCATCGGCCTCTCGGTCGAGCTCGCCGGAACACCGCTCGACGAATGGGCCACGCAGCTCCAGTTCGACTCTTCCACACCGGTCTCCTACGTCCACCGGCTCTTCCTCCTGCCCGGCGACTACACCGTCATCGTCGACGCCGACGGCGTCAGAACGCCTTACCCGCTACATGTGGAAAAGCCGGCCGCCAGCACCGCCATCCTGCTCGGCGCATCGGAAGACAGCCCCGCCTCCGCTCCCTTCCGCTTCGGAATCCTGCGGCTGCTGCCTGCCCCTACTCCGCGTGTCGCTATGATCCAGTCCTCCGCACCCGGCCGCGTCCAGTGGCGTCTTGCGCGCGGCGTCGAAGTCCTCTCGGTCGCTACCACGGAAGCCGATGCCTCTGGCTTCGCCTCGTATAATTTGCCCACGCAGTTGCCAGCCGGCACCGTGAGCCTGCAGGCCCGCGTCAACGGCGAGGTTGTCGAGATACGGCTGCCCATCACCAAGGCAGAAGGCGCCGACCGCCGCATCCTCGTCTCCCACAACGCCAACCTGGGGCCAGCAGCGGCCCTGCTGTCCATCGGACGCCAGTTCCTTCTCAATGCGAACCACCAACAAGCCCGCCTTTGTTTCACCAGGGCCCTCACGCAAATCAGAAATGCGGATACCCTCTCCGCGCTGGGCCGCCTGGAAGCAATGGACGGACATCTCGACCAGGGCCGTTCAATGCTCGAGGAAGCCCTAGGCCTGGACGCCCGCCACTTTGACGCCCTCACCGCCATGGCTTTCGTCGAATCTGAGTACCAGGACTATGCGGTCGCCGCGGAGTATCTCGAACGCGCGCTGCAAGTGCGCCGCATGCCGGCCCTGGAACAGGCGCTCTCCGATCTGAAAGGCAGACTGCGCGCCGGCCGCTGA
- a CDS encoding 3',5'-cyclic-nucleotide phosphodiesterase, translated as MKVRLIGSSPDAPRDRHYASSYLINDRVAIDAGTLGFSGSPEEQAGVRHVFLTHSHMDHISSLPVFLENAYDPEVPAVTVHALPETMETLQKHIFNGEIWPDFIHLSPPGRPFFLSNGIRLEEPIEVEGLRVVPVAMNHVVPTAGYLVTDGCSTVAFGADSGPTDRMWALLAEMPAPRSVFLECTFPDALTGLAGVSAHLTPDSFRAEVSKMPPMKNILAVHLKHRFRDRVADELTALGLSNLRITGGEATYEL; from the coding sequence ATGAAAGTCCGGCTGATTGGATCGTCGCCCGACGCGCCACGCGACAGGCACTATGCCAGTTCGTACCTGATCAACGACAGGGTGGCGATCGACGCAGGCACCTTGGGTTTTTCCGGCTCGCCGGAAGAGCAGGCTGGGGTGCGCCACGTCTTCCTCACGCACTCGCACATGGATCACATTTCGAGCCTGCCGGTGTTTCTGGAGAACGCATACGATCCGGAGGTTCCGGCAGTGACCGTGCATGCGCTGCCGGAGACGATGGAGACGCTGCAGAAGCACATTTTCAACGGCGAAATCTGGCCGGACTTCATTCACCTCTCGCCGCCCGGGCGGCCATTTTTCCTGTCCAACGGGATCCGGCTGGAAGAGCCGATTGAGGTGGAAGGGTTGCGGGTGGTGCCGGTGGCGATGAACCACGTAGTGCCCACGGCCGGATACCTGGTGACGGACGGCTGCTCCACCGTGGCGTTTGGGGCGGACTCGGGGCCCACGGACCGGATGTGGGCGCTACTAGCGGAGATGCCGGCGCCACGGTCGGTCTTTTTGGAATGCACCTTCCCGGACGCCCTGACGGGGTTGGCCGGCGTGAGCGCGCATCTGACTCCGGACAGTTTTCGCGCAGAGGTGTCGAAGATGCCGCCCATGAAGAATATTCTGGCCGTGCATCTGAAGCACCGCTTTCGCGACCGGGTGGCCGATGAGCTGACGGCGCTGGGGCTATCGAATCTGCGCATCACCGGGGGCGAAGCGACCTACGAGTTGTAG